The Peribacillus sp. FSL P2-0133 genome has a segment encoding these proteins:
- a CDS encoding penicillin-binding transpeptidase domain-containing protein, translated as MKKKRMRLLAVFLTTFMLMLIGRLAYIQLVSTESFSKHDVNLLEASVNQRSQVLKIDDGRGKFYDRNGEPLAHEEIPTLVLFPFLKKMTWPIDEVASIIGKSEAELKRAIEQADEPFVFGGDEPIELTSSQSKAINELKIPGVFAVNEKLYPDQTPAAQLIGTTNISDAEKKKRYPDMNLSPETKIGNTGLQRTFDEFLLSSGESKLVFHVDASGGPMFGVDVKYVEPANPLYPVKVVTTIDKEIQEKAEKLVDERGIKKGGLVLIDIEKSEIVAMVSRPALNVKDPNGEGAVNMMLTQKTPGSVFKTVTAAAAIDYEAASPTRTFNCNLTIDGKTDKQRELGMLNFENSFAQSCNRTFAELSQEIAEKDPEFLDKYAKMLGLVGESGWQGDVYHTEVTQLHQEQTGKVWHDDDLKKDPKMIAKTAIGQQDVQTTPLAIANMMATIARGGKKEQVKAVSKVEFNNSTTVVDFPNQTIGGDTLSPYTTMKMQHLLRKVVTEEKGTGASLRDLPVEVAGKSGTAQTNIKKGQLNKWFAGYFPYKDPKYALVTVSFETKENSSSMTPLFSDIVKVLYSKDQDKSEN; from the coding sequence ATGAAAAAGAAACGAATGAGGTTGCTGGCTGTTTTTTTGACCACTTTCATGCTGATGCTCATAGGCAGGCTTGCCTATATCCAACTTGTATCGACAGAATCTTTTTCAAAGCATGATGTGAACCTGTTAGAAGCAAGCGTGAATCAGCGTTCACAAGTATTAAAGATTGATGATGGACGCGGAAAGTTTTATGACAGAAATGGAGAACCGCTTGCACATGAAGAAATCCCGACGCTCGTCCTATTTCCATTTTTAAAAAAAATGACATGGCCCATAGATGAAGTGGCCTCGATAATAGGCAAATCGGAAGCGGAGTTAAAACGGGCGATAGAACAAGCGGATGAACCATTCGTATTTGGCGGAGATGAACCGATAGAGTTGACGTCCAGTCAATCCAAGGCAATCAATGAATTGAAGATTCCCGGGGTCTTTGCCGTGAATGAGAAATTATATCCTGATCAGACCCCTGCAGCGCAATTGATCGGAACGACGAATATATCAGATGCGGAAAAGAAAAAACGTTATCCGGACATGAATTTATCTCCTGAAACGAAAATAGGCAATACGGGGCTGCAAAGGACCTTCGATGAGTTCTTGCTTTCCTCTGGGGAATCGAAGCTCGTTTTTCACGTGGACGCCAGTGGAGGCCCAATGTTCGGTGTAGATGTTAAATATGTGGAACCTGCAAATCCGCTTTACCCGGTGAAGGTCGTGACGACGATCGATAAAGAAATTCAGGAGAAAGCGGAGAAGCTCGTCGATGAACGCGGGATAAAAAAAGGCGGTCTCGTACTGATCGATATCGAAAAAAGTGAAATCGTCGCAATGGTATCACGTCCGGCACTTAATGTAAAAGATCCGAATGGCGAAGGGGCCGTCAATATGATGCTGACTCAAAAAACGCCGGGTTCCGTCTTTAAAACGGTCACGGCAGCAGCGGCCATCGATTATGAAGCGGCTAGTCCCACCAGGACATTTAATTGTAATTTGACGATAGACGGCAAAACGGATAAACAGAGGGAACTGGGCATGCTTAATTTTGAAAATAGCTTTGCCCAGAGCTGCAACAGGACGTTTGCCGAATTGTCACAGGAAATAGCAGAGAAGGATCCGGAATTTTTGGACAAATATGCAAAAATGTTAGGGCTGGTTGGTGAATCGGGCTGGCAAGGGGACGTCTATCACACTGAAGTCACTCAATTGCATCAAGAACAAACCGGGAAGGTCTGGCATGATGACGATTTAAAAAAAGATCCTAAAATGATTGCCAAAACAGCAATTGGCCAGCAGGATGTCCAAACGACACCGCTCGCGATAGCGAATATGATGGCAACGATTGCCCGCGGCGGCAAGAAGGAACAGGTCAAAGCCGTTTCCAAGGTCGAATTTAACAATAGTACGACGGTAGTCGATTTTCCCAATCAAACTATTGGCGGTGATACACTGTCTCCATATACAACGATGAAGATGCAGCATCTTCTTAGGAAGGTCGTGACGGAAGAGAAAGGGACGGGCGCTTCCTTGAGAGATTTGCCTGTGGAGGTCGCTGGCAAGTCTGGAACGGCTCAGACCAATATCAAAAAGGGGCAGCTGAATAAATGGTTTGCGGGCTACTTTCCATATAAAGATCCCAAATATGCTCTTGTTACCGTAAGTTTTGAAACGAAGGAAAACAGTTCCAGCATGACGCCTCTTTTTTCAGATATTGTAAAAGTCCTGTACTCCAAGGACCAGGACAAAAGCGAGAATTGA